AGCTTGTTGCTGAAGAGGCCTAGCCCAGTAAGCAACAGCAACAGTCTCGGAACAAGACGCTAACAGTAGCCCCTTCCAGCATACGATCTGGTGATCACAGACAAGAAAGATAGACCTCCCATTACCTATGTCATAAGCAGGTCGTTCACTCCAAGGTGAGGAGGGCGCATGGAGACCCTGACTTCATGTTCTTCCGGCTCGTTCCCCCGTTTGGGGACCATGATCTCAAGAACTGCAGCGGCCTCATCAAAGCATGCCTCAAGCTTGGCGTCTTCGGGGATACGGGTGGCTAGAGGTATTTCACGGATGAACTCCCCAGGAGGGCAGTGCTCGGGCATAGCATCAGTAAGCTTGAAGACCCTATCATGTCTCCTTATGTATGGCATCCGGGCTGTACTAACACAGAAGATTTTAACTATGCCATGAGTGGGAGTGTTCTTCCATGAAACCTTTACCCTCTGCTGATCAACAAATGGTAAGCTGACCATTATCAAGTAGCCCTGATCATCCTCGTAAATGGACTTGGCAGCAGTTGCCGGCCCAGAGGCCTTCCTCATCACCCCGGTGAACTCGTGCATCCACGAAGGCCGCACTACTGACTGCATCTCGATATCTTGTTGTGTCCTCCCGGTGCAAGGGTTCAGAGGCAAGAAGCACTCCTCATCCATGGCATGTGGAAATGCCTCCTTCCTTCGCTTGCTGCTGACAGGGGATAGATCCATGCCGTCCTCTCCTGAATGATTGGATGGTGATGACAGATTCAAGCCTGATCCATTAAGCGTCTTCTTGGGGGGCTGCTGCTGAACATTATTAGTATTGCTCTTCATggcagtgtgtgtgtgtggcctCTCCAGCTCAAGCTCTGAGCTTGGCATGGTCCTCCATGTCCCAAAATCACTGGCCTCCTGCGGGATGGAGAAATTGAGCTCCCTCCCTGTGAGCTCCGCCCACCTCCTCCGGTCCACATCGGTGATGCCCACGAGATTCGGCGAACTCACCACCTCGATCCCATGGATGCACTGCGGATTGGAGAGGCCCCGATAGTGCTTGCGCTGCATCCGGTGCGACCGGACAAATCCCCTGTCGACGCTGAAAGGGAAATGCGGCTCGCCGGGGCGCGAGTGCCCATTCATGTAGCTCCTCAGCTGCATCTTGCCGAGGGCGTTGTCCGGCCTCTCCTTGAACACCCACATGTACATGTTCTCCATGTCGTGCTGCACCAGGAACATGTCGAGCCGGAGGTCCGACTTGTCGAACCCCGACACGCCGTTGGCGTCCCGGACGACCTTGCTCTTGGCCTTGTCCGACAGCAGGGGCTTGAAGTAGAAGGTGAAGAAGAACCAGGCGCCCCAGATGCTGTCCCCGCGCTTGGTGGTCTtgcggctcccggcggcggcagCCTTGGGAGCGGCGCTGAGCACGGCCTCGGCGTCGAACACCTGCGGCCCGAGGCCGACGCCGAGCATGTCGCAGGGCTCCGTCTGCCACGGCTGGTTGAtgtcgggcgg
The Aegilops tauschii subsp. strangulata cultivar AL8/78 chromosome 3, Aet v6.0, whole genome shotgun sequence genome window above contains:
- the LOC109751486 gene encoding uncharacterized protein, with the translated sequence MGEDLVTTLSMENGGGGGHHSLCTLLSMDPSGHLDDRAVGVMVQPRVGGGRAHAVSLSGAPPPDINQPWQTEPCDMLGVGLGPQVFDAEAVLSAAPKAAAAGSRKTTKRGDSIWGAWFFFTFYFKPLLSDKAKSKVVRDANGVSGFDKSDLRLDMFLVQHDMENMYMWVFKERPDNALGKMQLRSYMNGHSRPGEPHFPFSVDRGFVRSHRMQRKHYRGLSNPQCIHGIEVVSSPNLVGITDVDRRRWAELTGRELNFSIPQEASDFGTWRTMPSSELELERPHTHTAMKSNTNNVQQQPPKKTLNGSGLNLSSPSNHSGEDGMDLSPVSSKRRKEAFPHAMDEECFLPLNPCTGRTQQDIEMQSVVRPSWMHEFTGVMRKASGPATAAKSIYEDDQGYLIMVSLPFVDQQRVKVSWKNTPTHGIVKIFCVSTARMPYIRRHDRVFKLTDAMPEHCPPGEFIREIPLATRIPEDAKLEACFDEAAAVLEIMVPKRGNEPEEHEVRVSMRPPHLGVNDLLMT